The genomic segment CGACCGTACCCTCACCCGAAGTGATGGCGAGGTGTTCCGCGCTGTTGACGGACACCCGCCCGGAAAGGACTCGCGGCTCAGGCCCGGCGGTGGACCAGGCGCCCCGCGATGACCGTGGCCAGGCAGCGGGCCCGCTCCCCGCGGGGGGTGTCCGGGGTGCCGGGCTCCCCTCCGGGGGTATCCGGGGCGGCGGCCCGCGGGGCGGAGGTGTCCGGGGCCGCGAAGACCGCGAAGTCCGCGCGGGCGCCCGGGGTGAGCGGCGGAGGCGCGGCGGGGCCGCCCGGTGGCAGGACGCGGAGCCCGGAGCGGGAGACGACGGTGCGGACCCGCGGGCGGGTGAAGGGGCCGGTCAGGCCGGTCGTGCCGGTGGCCAGCAGCTTCTGGAGGGCGCGCCGGGCGCTCTGGCCCCAGCGGGTGTCGGTCATCTCCAGGGCGGCCACGGCCTCGCCCGTGAGCGGGGCGCTGCCCAGTTCGTCGACCTCGTACGGGTCGTCGGGGTGGTAGACCGACTCCAGCAGGGTCCGGGCGCCGGGCTCGTGGCGGCCCGGGGTGAGTTCGCCGTCCCATTCCCGGACCCGGGCCCGGCCGCCGTACTCCGCGAGCAGTTCCTCGTACGGGCCGATGGCCGCGATCCGGTCGCCGTCCACGACCAGCGCGTGCCCGGGGAGCGGCTCGCCCTCCGGCGTGCGCCGCACCACCCGTGCGCGGTGGATCGTCAGCACCGGCCCGTCCTTCCCGATCGGAGTGTTCCGGCCGCCCCGCCGGGCTCAGCCCGCGTCGACGAGCTTGAGCTCCGGGTGGGCCGTGCCGCCCTCGATGGCCGTGGAGGAGAAGTGCGAGACGACGTGGTCGTCGACCGGGTCGTTCGCCGGGTCGTCGTGCACCACCAGGTGCTCGTACGTCGTCGCGCGCTGTGCCGGGACGCGGCCCGCGGCGCGGATCAGGTGGAGCAGCTCCAGCCGGTCGGAGCGGTGTTTCGCGCCGGCCGAGGAGACGACGTTCTCCTCCAGCATCACGGAGCCGAGGTCGTCCGCCCCGTAGTGCAGCGAGAGCTGGCCGACCTCCTTGCCGGTGGTCAGCCAGGAGCCCTGGATGTGGGCGACGTTGTCGAGGAAGAGCCGGGCGATGGCGATCATCCGCAGGTACTCGAAGAGCGTGGCCTGCGTCCGCCCCTTCAGATGGTTGTTCTCCGGCTGGTAGGTGTACGGGATGAACGCGCGGAAGCCGCCGGTCCGGTCCTGCACGTCCCGGATCATCCGCAGGTGCTCGATCCGCTCGGCGTTGGTCTCGCCGGTGCCCATCAGCATGGTGGAGGTCGACTCGACGCCCAGCTTGTGCGCGGTCTCCATGATCTCCAGCCAGCGCTCGCCGGACTCCTTGAGCGGCGCGATGGCCTTGCGCGGCCGCGCGGGCAGCAGTTCGGCGCCCGCGCCCGCGAAGGAGTCGAGGCCGGCGGCGTGGATGCGGCGGATCGCCTCCTCCGGCGTGACGCCCGAGATGCGGGCCATGTGCTCGACCTCGGAGGCGCCGAGGGAGTGGATGACCAGTTGCGGGAACGCCTTCTTGATCGCCGCGAAATGCTTCTCGTAGTACTCCACGCCGTAGTCCGGGTGGTGGCCGCCCTGGAACATGATCTGGGTGCCGCCCAGCTCGACGGTCTCGGCGCAGCGGCGCAGGATGTCGTCGAGATCGCGGGTCCAGCCCTTGGCGGTGTCCTTGGGCGCGGCGTAGAAGGCGCAGAACTTGCACGCCGTCACACAGACGTTGGTGTAGTTGATGTTGCGCTCGATGATGTACGTCGCGATGTGCTCGGTACCGGCGTAGCGGCGGCGGCGTACGGCGTCGGCCGCGGCGCCCAGGGCGTGCAGCGGGGCGTGGCGGTAGAGGTCGAGCGCTTCTTCCGGGGTGATCCGGCCGCCCTCGGCGGCACGGGCGAGTACGGCTGCGCGGTTCGTACCGGCGAGCTCGGAGTTCTCGGGCACCGGGGCGTCCCTTCCGGAAGATTCTGTGGACCGATCCAGCGTACGTCAGCGGTCCGGCGCATCCGGAGGGGCCGTCCGGGAGCGCGGGGCCGGTCGTCCCGTTGCGGTGCGGCGGGGTGTGCGCGGACCGGTCCGGACCGGCGGCCCGGTCGGTTCAGTCCGGTCAGTCCGGTCAGTCCCGGTCAGTCCGGTCAGTCCGCGCGGCGCAGGTCGGCGGTGGGCCTGCCGCCCTTGTCGTCGTCCGAGGCGTAGCGCAGCCGGTCCGCCGACACGGCGGTGAGGGTGACCGTCGCCGGTTCGCCCGTGCACAGAACACCGGAGGAGCCCCTGGAGGTGTCCGTGGTCTCCTTGAGCACCAGCTTCTTCTCACCGGCGGAGACCAGCTCGCCCTTAGCGTAGCAGGCCGTGCCGAGCGCGGAGTACGTCATCCGGGCCACGGTGGCGCCCTTCTTCCCGGCCTTCAGGACGAGGGTCAGCTCGCCGTTCGGGAAGCCGCCGCTCTGGACGATCCCGCCCTGCCAGGTCCCGGTGAACCTCTCCGGCACCGTCGGCACCGAAGGCTCCGCCTGCGCCGGGGGACTCTCCCCGGTGTCGCCGCTCGGGGCCGCGGCGTCGCCACCGCCACCGCGGTTCCCGCCGGGGAGCAGGTCAAGAAATGCGACCGTGGAGGTGCCGATGGCCAGCGCCGCGGCCACCGAGACCATGACGACGCAGCTCACCCGGCGACGGCCCCCGGTCCCCCGGGACATGGTGCGCTCGGCACCGGACGGGCCCGGGGCGGACGATCCCGAGGCCGGCGGGCCCGGAGAGGCGGCACCCTCCGTGGCACGGGGCGGGCCCGTGGCGGTCACCGAGGCGGAGAAGGCGATCCCGCCGCGCCCCGGCCGACCGGGTTGTCCCGGCTGCCCCGCCGGACCCGGGTCCGCGGCCCGGCCGCCCGTACGGGCGGCGCCGGGGCCCGCCCCGGTCCCCGGCGGGCCCGGCTCCACCGGTACGACCGTCACCAGCCCCGAGCCGCCTGCGTCCCCCGGCCACCCCCGGCCCTCCGCGCCCGGCGTGGCCTCCGGTCCGGCGCCCGGCGCCGCGCCGTCCGTCTCCAGGCCCAGCAGTTCCACGGCCCGCCGCCCGACGCCCTCCACCAGCGGCCCGGGGAGCCAGCCGCTCGCCACCGGGCCCCGGACGGCGCCGTCCCCCCGCAGCGGGCCCAGCCGGCGGGCGAGCTCCGCCGGGTGCGGCCGGCCCACCGGGTCCTTGCCGAGGCAGCAGGCGACCAGCTCCCGCAACTCGCCCTCCAGCCCTTCCAGTTCGGGCTCGTCGTGCACCACCTTGTAGAGCAGTGAGGCGGAGCTGTCGCCCGGGAAGGGGTCCGAGCCCCGTGCCGCGTAGGCGAGGACGGCTCCGAGCGAGAAGACGTCCGAGGCGCCGGTGACCTCGCGCCCCAGGATCTGCTCGGGCGACATGTAACCGGGTGAGCCGATGAAGACACCGCTGGCGGTGAGCGAGGCCGTCGCGTCGGTGGCCCGCGCGATGCCGAAGTCGATCAGGCGCGGGCCGTCCATGGTCAGCAGGACGTTCGACGGTTTCACATCGCGGTGGACGAGGCCCAGGCCGTGCACGGCCGCCAGCGCCTCGGCGAGACCGGCGCCCAGGACCCGCACGGTGTGCTCGGGCAGCGGGCCCACCGCGGCCACGGCCTCACTCAGCGCCGGACCGGCGACATAGCCGGTGGCCACCCACGGCACGGCCGCCTCCGGGTCGGCGTCCAGCACCGGCGCCGTCCACGACCCGCCGACGCGCCGCGCCGACTCCACCTCCCGCCGGAAGCGTTCACGGAACTGCCGGTCCGCGGCGAAGTGCGGATGCACCACCTTCACCGCGACCGTGCGGCCCCCGGCGCTGCGCCCCAGATAGACCCGGCCCATGCCGCCCGCGCCCAGCCGGCCCAGCAGCCGGTACGGGCCGATGGCGCGCGGGTCCTGCGTGTCCAGCGGCTGCATGGCGTCCCCCTCGGCTCACCCGGCGCCGCCTCCCCGCGCGGTGCCGCGGCCAGCTTAGGACCCGGGGAGTGCCCGGCGCGGCGGCTCGGTGAAGGGGTGCCGCCGCCGTCCCCCCACCTCCCGGGGCCGGGCCCGGCTCCGGCCGCCCGGTCGCCCTCGGCGGCCTCGTCCCGGTCCCCGGCCCCCGTCCTTGGTCCGCGTCCTCAGTCCGCGTCCCCGTCCCCGTCCCCGTCCCCGTCCTCGTTCTCGTCCTCGTCACCGAGCAGCCGGACCCGGACGTCCGCCGGGTATCCGCTCGTCGGCCCGGTGCGGCGGGCGAACTCGGCGATGCCGGCGAGCTGGCGCGGGCCGAGACTGAAGTCGAGCGTGGTGAAGTACCGTTCCAGCACCTCCGGGCCGAAGGCCTCCCAGCGCGCCGCCTGTTCCGCCACCTTGCCGACCTCCTCCAGCGACAGGTCGCGGGAGGCCAGGAACGCCTCGTGCACCCGGCGCACCACCTCCGGCTCCCTGGCCAGGTAGTCGCGCCGCACCGCCCAGACGGCGAAGACGAAGGGCAGCCCGGTCCACTCCTTCCACAGCTGTCCGAGGTCGTGGACCTGCAGTCCGTACCGGGGGGCTTCGTGCAGGTACGCGCGGAGCGCCGGGTCGCCGATCAGCACCCCGGCCTGCGCCTCGCGCATCATCAGGCCCAGGTCGGGCGGGCAGCTGTAGTAGTCGGGCCGGATGCCGAAGCGTTCGGCCAGCAGCAGCTGGGCGAGGCGGACGGAGGTGCGGGAGGTGGAGCCGAGCGCGACCCGTTCCCCGTCGAGCTGCTCCAACGGGACCTGGGACACGATGTGGCAGGACATCACCGGGCCGTCGCAGCCGACGGCGATGTCGGGGAGCGCGACCAGCTCGTCGGCGTGGCGCAGGAACTCCACGAGCGTGACCGGGCCCATGTCGAGGTCGCCCCGGATCAGCTGCTCGCTGAGCTTCTCGGGGGTGTCCTTGCGCAGGTCGAGGTCGAGCAGGGTACCCGTGCGGGCGAGGCCCCAGTAGAGGGGCACGCAGTTCAGGAACTGGATGTGACCGACCCGGGGACGGTCGCGGCTGTGGTCACGGCTGTGGTCACGGCTGTGACCACAGCCGGTGGCGGCGTCCCCTGCCGTCCGGTCGGCGCGGTCCGCTGCCCGGTCCGCTGCCCGGTCCGCTCGCTCTGTGCGGTCTGCCCGGTCTGCTCGGCCGGATGCGTCTGCTCGGTCGGAATGGTCCACTCCATGAGGCTAACTCCGTCTCCCGGCAGGCCCGGGAGCGGGGCCGAACGGGGGACGCGGGCGGGCGCGGCGGTGTGTGCGGCGGACCGACACTCCGCTCGCGCGCGTCCCGTGGGGAAGCCGGCCGGTAACGGACGAGGAACGGGCGCGTGTCGGCCGGTTGGCCGGTACGGGCGGAGGCCCGGTGCAGGTCACAGCTGTCGCGACGGCTCCCGAATACACCCCACGAACGAGTGATCTTCGCCTCTTTCCTGCCGCAGAGAGCCCGTGCTAGGCTCGCCGCAAGTTGCAGTTTGGTTTCCCTTGCAGTACAGAGCCTGCGGATCATGTGACTCCGCGGGCTTTTGTTTTCAGACTTCTTGCAGGTTCTGGAGCAGGGCAACCCTTTGGCCCAAGGAGGGCTTTATGGCTACCGGAACCGTCAAGTGGTTCAACGCCGAAAAGGGCTTCGGTTTCATCGCCCAGGACGGCGGCGGCCCCGATGTCTTCGTCCACTACTCCGCGATCAACGCGTCTGGCTTCCGCTCCCTGGAGGAGAACCAGACCGTGAACTTCGACGTCACCCAGGGCCCGAAGGGCCCGCAGGCGGAGAACGTCACCCCGGTCTGATCCCGCAGGGATCTCCGGGTCGGCCCATCGCGGCTGACGCGCAGTACCCAAGGAGCCCCGCTCCCCGCTTCGGCGGGGGCGGGGCTTCTGCCCGTCCGGGGCGGGGCCGGGGCAGGGCCGGGCCGGACCCGGGTGCCGGCTCCCGAGCGGGCCGGCACCCGGGTCCGCCCGCCCGGGGGCGGGTTCAGGAACGCCGGTACAGCTCCTCGATGTCCTCCGTGAAGTCCCGCAGGATCACCTGGCGCTTCAGCTTCATCGACGGGGTCAGATGGCCCCTGTCCTCGGTGAAGTCCACCGGCAGCACCCGGAAGCGGCGGATCGACTCGGCCCGGGAGACCGAGGCGTTCGCGTCGTCGACGGCCCGCTGGATGTCGGCGAGGAGTTCCTCGTCCCGCACCAGCTCGCCCAGCGGTACGTCCTGCTTCTTCCGCATCCGCCGCCAGTGCAGCAGCCCGTCCGGCTCCAGGGTGATCAGGGCCGTGACGTACGGGCGGTCGTCGCCGATGACGAGGCACTGGCCGACCAGCGGGTGGGCCCGCAGCCGGTCCTCCAGCGGTGCCGGGGCGACGTTCTTCCCGGCCGCGGTGACGATGATCTCCTTCTTCCGGCCGGTGATGCCGAGATAGCCGTCCTCGTCGAGGACCCCGAGGTCGCCCGTGGCGAACCAGCCCCCGGCATCGGTCTCGGCGCCCCGGACGGCCGCGCCCCGCGCCGCGTCCCAGTAGCCGCTGAACACCTGGCCGCCGCGGAGCAGCACCTCCCCGTCATCGGCGATCCGGGCCGCGGCGCCGGGCAGCGGCATGCCGACCGTGCCGAGCCGCGGCTTGAGCGGCGGGGTGACGGTGGCGGCGGCGGTGGTCTCGGTGAGCCCGTAGCCCTCGAAGATCTCGATGCCCGCGCCCGCGTAGAAGGCGGCGAGCCGGCGGCCGAGCGGGGAGCCGCCGCAGATGGCGTACCGCACCTTGCCGCCGAGCGCGGCCCTGATCCGCCGGTAGACCAGCGGGTCGTAGAGCGCGCGGGCGGCGCGCAGGCCGGGACCCGGGCCGGGTCCGGTGCCGTGCTGTTCGGCCTCCCGCGCCTCCCCGTACCGCTGGGCGATCTTGGCGGCCCGGTCGAAGGAGGAGGCCCGGCCCATCTTCTCCGCGGTGGCGCGGCCGGTGTTGTAGACCTTCTCCAGGACGTACGGGATGGCGAGGAGGAAGGTCGGCTTGAAGCCGGCCAGCGCGGTCAGCAGGTCCTCGGTCTGGATGCTGGGCTGGTGCCCGAGGCGGACCCGGGCGCGGAGGCAGCCGATGGCCACCATCCGGCCGAAGACGTGCGACAGCGGCAGGAAGAGCAGGGTGGAGGCGGGGTCCTTGCTGACCGACTTGAAGACCGGGTGGAGCAGTTCGATGGCGTTGTCGACCTCGGCGAAGAAGTTGCCGTGGGTCAGCACGCAGCCCTTGGGGCGCCCGGTGGTGCCGGAGGTGTAGATGAGGGTGGCGATGGTGTCGGGGCCGAGGCCGGCCCGGCGGGCGGCCACCTCGGAGTCGGGGACGTCCCGGCCGGCCGTCACGAGCAGTTGGACGGCGTCGGTGTCGAACTGCCAGAGGTGCTTCAGCCCCGGCACGTCGGGGCGTATGCCGCTGACCAGCCGGGTCTGGGTGACGTCCTCGACGGCGCAGGCGACGGCGCCGGAGTCCTCGATGATCCAGCGGGTCTGCTCGGCCGAGGACGTCGGGTAGACGGGGACGGTGACGAGGCTGGCCGCCCAGGCGGCGAAGTCCAGCAGCGTCCACTCGTAGCGTGTGCGGGCCATGATGGCCAGCCGCTCGCCGGGGGCGAGACCGTGGGCGATCAGGCCCTTGGCGACGGCCAGCACCTCCTGGGCGAAGGTCGCGGCGCTGACGTCGCGCCAGCTCCCGTCCTCCCGGACCCGGCTGAGGACGATCTCCCCCGGGGCCTCGACGGCGTTGTGGAACGGGATGTCGGCGAGCGAGCCCTGCTCGACGGGCGCCACGAGCGCGGGTACGGCGACCTCGCGGACGGTGCCGTCGACCACGGTCAGCGCCGGCTCCGGCGACTCGGGCGGCACCGCGCCGCGGCGGGGGCGGAGGCGGGAACGGGACACGGGCGGCTCCTCTTGTCTCGGCCGCCCCGGGCGGGCGGCACCGGACGGGGTCCGGGGCGCCCGCGGGCGGGGCGGAGGCCCCGGCTCCGTGGGGAGCGGAGCGGGGCGGCGGGATCAGCGGGGGCGTGCGGTCGTACGAGGGGGTGGGGGGTTGGCTCACGCGCGCGAGTCGGGAGTCGGTGCCGGTGCCGGCTGTCGGTTTCGGGCGTCGGTTCCCTGCGTCGGTTTGGCTGTCGGTTTCGGGTGCGGGGGCGGGGGGCGGGGCCGGGCGGCGGGGTCCGGTGCCGCGGCGGGGCTTTCCGGGCGCGGGGGGGGCGCGCGGGCGGAACCGCCCGCCGGATCAGGGCCGTTCGAGGATCGCCGTCACCCCCTGGCCGCCTGCCGCGCAGATGGAGACCAGGCCGCGCCCCGGCGCGTCGCGCTCGGCGAGCAGCTTGGCGAGCGTGGCGACGATGCGTGCGCCCGTCGCGGCGAAGGGGTGGCCGGTGGCCAGTGAGGAACCGGCGACATTGAGCCGGTCCCGGTCGGCCTCGGGCAGTCCCTGCTTGCGCCAGGCCGCCAGCGTGGCCAGCACCTGGGAGGCGAACGCCTCGTGGATCTCCAGCAGGTCGAAGTCGTCGAGCCCGAGCCCGGCGCGCTCCAGCATCCGCGGCACGGCGTACGCGGGTGCCATCAGCAGACCGTCCTCGCCGCCGACGTAGTCGACGGCCGCCGTCTCGTACGCCGTGAGGTAGGCCAGGGGTTCGAGGCCGCGTTCGGCGGCCCACTCCTCGCTCGCGAGCAGGACGGTCGCGGCGCCGTCGGTGAGCGGGGTGGAGTTGCCCGCCGTCATGGTGGCGTCCCCGTCCTCCGCCCCGTCCCCGACGCCGAACACCGGCTTCAGGCGCGCGAGTTTCTCCGGGCTCGAGTCGGGGCGGAGGTTCTGGTCCCGTTCCAGGCCGCGGAAGGGGACGACCAGGTCGTCGAGGAAGCCGCGGTCGTAGGCGGCGGCGAGGCGGCGGTGGCTGGTGGCGGCCAGCTCGTCCTGCTCCTCGCGGCCGATGCCCCACTCCCGGGCGGTGCGGGCGGCGTGCTCGCCCATCGACAGACCGGTGCGGGGTTCGGCGTTGCGCGGGATGTCGGGGACGAGGTGGCGGGGGCGGACCCCGGCCAGCGCCCCGAGCCGCCCGCCGAGGGAGCGGGCGCGGCGGGCGGCCAGCAGCAGCCGGCGCAGTTCGTCGTTGACGCCGAGCGGGGCGTCGCTGGCCGAGTCCACGCCGCCGGCGACGGCCGAGTCGATCTGCCCCAGCGCGATCTTGTTGGCGGCGGCGATGACGGCCTGGAGTCCGGTGCCGCACGCCTGCTGGACGTCGTAGGCGGGGGTGCGCGGGTCGAGTTCGCTGCCGAGCACGGTTTCGCGGGCGAGGTTGAAGTCCCGGCTGTGCTTGAGGACGGCGCCCGCGGCGAACTCCCCGAGCCGTGCGCCTCCGAGGCCGAAGCGCTCGACCAGGCCGGCGAGGGCGGCGGTCAGCATCCGCTGGTTGGAGGCGGTGGCGTACGGGCCGTCGGCCCGCGCGAAGGGGATCCTGCTGCCGCCGAGGACGGCGACGCGCCGCACCTCGGTGGCGAGGAGGGTGGTGCGGGGACTCATCTCGACCAGCTCCTGACCCGGGAGTAACCTTACTGCGAAGTAAATTTACGCCACGGTGAGGAGTTGGCCAATGGCCGATCGCTATCTTCGTTTCACCGGGACCGCTCCCGGCCGGTTCCTCACCCGCCGGCTGGGCCTGCCCCGCCCCGCGCCCCTGCACCGCTGGTCGCCCGAACGTCCCTCGCTGGACGGCCCGTTGCTCCGGCTGACGGTGGCCGCGCCCTGCCCCGGTCTCGCCGGGGTACTGAACCGGACCGGACTGCCGGTGCGCACGGAGCACCGGGACGACGACGGAACCGCCGGCACCGGGCACCGGGGCAGCGCCCCGTACGCCGCGGTCGTCGTGGACGCCACCGGCGTGGACGGCCCGGACGCGCTGCACGAGGTGCACGCCGCACTCCACCCCGTGGTGCGCTCGGTCGCCACCGGGGGCCGGATCGTCGTCCTCGGCACCGCGCCCGACCCCGCGGACCACCACCGGGCCGCCGCACAGCAGGCCCTCGAAGGCTTCGTCCGCTCCCTGGGCAAGGAGATCGGCAAGGGCTGCACGGTGAACCTGCTCCGGCTCGACCCCGGCGCTGCGGGGACGGCCGCCCTCGGCGCGGCGGCAGCGGCGGCGGAGTCGACGCTGCACTTCCTGCTCTCGCCCAAGTCGGCGTACGTGAGCGGCCAGCCGATCACGGTGCGCGCGGACGCCGTCGGGGCGGAGGGAGCGGACGGGGCGGACGGGGCGGACGGGCCCGAGGGAGCGCAGCCGGCCGGGGCCGGTGGCCCGTCCGACAGCGCGTCCGACGCCGCATCCGCCGCCGCCGCGACGGACCGGACCCGGCCGCTGGCCGGCACGACCGCGCTCGTCACCGGCTGCGCCCGCGGCATCGGCGAGGCGGTCGCCGAGACCCTCGCCCGGGACGGCGCACGGGTCGTCTGCCTCGACATACCGTCCGCGGACAGCGAGTTGACGGCCCTCGCCGGCCGTCTCGGCGGCACCGCCCTGCCCCTGGACATCACGGCGCCCGAGGCCGCCGACCGCATCGCGGCGGCCGTACCCGGCGGGCTCGACATCCTCGTCCACAACGCCGGCATCACCCGGGACCGCAGGCTCGCCAATATGGCGGCCGACCGCTGGGACCAGGTGATCGACGTCAATCTGGGCAGTGTTCTGCGGGTGACGGACCGTCTGCTGAAGGCCGGTGCCCTGCGCCGGGGCACCGGCCGGATCATCGCCACCGCCTCCATCGCCGGGATCGCCGGCAACGCCGGGCAGACCAACTACGCGGCGAGCAAGGCCGGGATCATCGGCTTCACCCGTTCCCTGGCACCGCGCGCGGCGGCCGAGTACGGGGTGACGGTCAACGCCGTCGCCCCCGGCTTCATCGAGACGAAGATGACGGCGGCGGTGCCGCTGCTGATCCGGGAGGCGGGGCGGCGGATGAACTCCCTCGCGCAGGGCGGCCTGCCGGTGGACGTCGCCGAGACCACGGCGTGGCTGGCGCAGCCCGCCTCCGGCGGGGTCAACGGGCAGACGGTCCGGGTCTGCGGGCAGAGCCTGCTCGGGGCGTGACGCCTCCGGCGGGGTGGGGTGGCGCGGGGCGGCGGTGTCGTGTCGCACGGGTTGCCCGGGTTCCGTTCCCGGCGACGCCGTGCGGGTCCGGCGGCCGCGGCGCCGCTGCCCGTTCCTCCGCGCATCCCGCGGGTGTCGCCCCCGCCCTCCCGATACCCGTACCGGCAGCGGACCGCCACCGCGGCAGGGCCCTGCGGAACCGGCCCGGACCGGGCGGGCCCCGACCAGACCCACCAGCCACGATTCCGACGGAGCCCCTCTGACCACGCCGACCGGCCCGACCACCCCGACCACCCCGACCACCCGGCGCCTCACCCGCGCCCCGCGCCTCATGCCCGCCCTCGGCCGGGGTGTGCTGACCGGGATCGGCAAGCGCCCCTCGGCCGGCGCGACGCTCCCCGGCACCCGGCTCCTGCTGCCGGCCGCCCGGATCGACACCGGCCGCGTCCTCCGCTACGCGCGCGTGTGCGGCTTCCGGGAGACCGATCCGCTGCCGATCACCTACCCGCACATCCTGGGCTTCCCCCTCGCCGCCCGCCTCATGGGCGACCGGGCCTTCCCGCTGCCCCTCCTCGGCCTGGTGCACACCGGCATCGAGATCACGCAGCACCGGGCGCTGCGCCCGCACGACCGCCTTGAACTGGCCGTCGGCATCCCCCGGCTCCTCCCCCACCGCCGCGGCACGGAGGCCGAGGTCGTCACGGAGGCCCGGATCGACGGCGAACCGGTCTGGACGGACCGCAGTACGTATCTGGCCCGCCACCGCACCGCTGAGCCCGGCGGTGCCCCGGAGACCGGCGGTGCCCCGGAGCCCGGCCGCACCACCGAGCCCGGCGGCGCCCCCGGGGGAGGCCGGGGACCGGACCCCTCCCGCGGTAGCGGCACGGAGGTGCTCCCCTCCGTCGCCGAGTGGGAGCTCCCCGCCGATCTGGGCCGCCGCCATGCCGCCGTCTCCGGCGACTACAACCCGATCCACCTCCACCCGCTGACCGCCCGGCCCCTGGGGTTCCCCCGGGCCATCGCCCACGGCATGTGGACGTTCGCCCGCTGCGTGGCCGAGACCGACCCGCCGAGCGCGGAACCCGTCACCGTGCGGGCGGAGTTCAGGGCGCCGGTCCTGCTTCCGTCGACCGTCGTCTTCGGCCGCCTCGGTTCCGCCTTCGAACTGCGCGGCGGCCGGGACGGCTCCCGGCTGCACCTCACGGGGACGGTGACCACCTCCGGCGGGGCCTGACCGGCCCGGCCGGCCCGCCGGCCGGCCGACTCGGCCGGCCGCCGCCCCCGCTCAGGGG from the Streptomyces xinghaiensis S187 genome contains:
- a CDS encoding MaoC/PaaZ C-terminal domain-containing protein; the encoded protein is MPALGRGVLTGIGKRPSAGATLPGTRLLLPAARIDTGRVLRYARVCGFRETDPLPITYPHILGFPLAARLMGDRAFPLPLLGLVHTGIEITQHRALRPHDRLELAVGIPRLLPHRRGTEAEVVTEARIDGEPVWTDRSTYLARHRTAEPGGAPETGGAPEPGRTTEPGGAPGGGRGPDPSRGSGTEVLPSVAEWELPADLGRRHAAVSGDYNPIHLHPLTARPLGFPRAIAHGMWTFARCVAETDPPSAEPVTVRAEFRAPVLLPSTVVFGRLGSAFELRGGRDGSRLHLTGTVTTSGGA